One window from the genome of Cricetulus griseus strain 17A/GY chromosome 2, alternate assembly CriGri-PICRH-1.0, whole genome shotgun sequence encodes:
- the Cd164l2 gene encoding CD164 sialomucin-like 2 protein, translating into MAAPGPRALRAALCGGCCCLLLCAQLVLAGKGARGFGRGALIRLNIWPTAQGACKHLAHCERCVDRAHNLSICVWQQCGLEEPGHCVAQAEVLKEGCSLYNRSESCPAFHHHPTHEPEMSTTGSPPVPETHSSGFDGASFIGGIVLVLSLQATAFFVMRFLKAKDSTYQTL; encoded by the exons ATGGCCGCACCCGGACCCCGCGCCTTGCGTGCTGCTCTCTGCGGCGGTTGTTGTTGCCTCCTCCTGTGTGCCCAGCTGGTTTTAGCTG GTAAAGGAGCGCGAGGCTTTGGGAGGGGAGCCTTGATCCGCCTGAACATCTGGCCTACTGCCCAAGGGGCCTGCAAACACCTAGCACACTGTGAACGCTGTGTGGACAGGGCCCACAATCTCTCCATCTGCGTCTGGCAACAATGTGGGCTAGAGGAGCCAG GACACTGTGTGGCCCAAGCTGAGGTGCTCAAGGAGGGTTGCTCTCTCTACAACCGTTCAGAGTCATGCCCAG CTTTCCACCACCATCCCACCCATGAACCAGAGATGAGCACAACAG GAAGTCCCCCAGTCCCTGAAACCCACAGCTCAGGCTTTGATGGAGCCAGCTTCATCGGGGGCATTGTGCTGGTGCTGAGCCTGCAAGCAACTGCCTTCTTTGTGATGCGTTTCCTCAAGGCCAAGGACAGCACTTACCAGACATTGTGA